In Ptychodera flava strain L36383 chromosome 21, AS_Pfla_20210202, whole genome shotgun sequence, a genomic segment contains:
- the LOC139121335 gene encoding PCNA-associated factor-like, which translates to MVRTKADGCGRKAVAAKAPRKVLSSPSAASFTSPGKSGGKNKYAGGNSVCPRPTPSWQKGINQFCIVSPSGKRKTEKENEEPNEAGCSSDSGKEGTSSCEGSSSMSTDTTTTHKQEDNATDSEDDD; encoded by the exons CTGTTGCTGCAAAGGCACCGAGAAAAGTACTGTCAAGTCCATCTGCAGCTTCCTTCACATCACCGGGAAAATCAG GAGGCAAAAACAAGTATGCCGGCGGTAACAGTGTGTGTCCAAGGCCGACGCCGTCATGGCAGAAAGGAATAAATCAGTTTTGCATAGTATCACCGAGTGGTAAGAGGAAAACAGAAAAGGAAAATGAAGAACCGAACGAAGCAGGCTGCAGCAGTGACAG TGGTAAGGAAGGAACTTCATCATGTGAAGGCAGCTCGTCCATGTCTACAGACACCACCACCACTCACAAACAAGAAGACAACGCGACTGACAGTGAAGATGATGATTAA